In Streptacidiphilus sp. P02-A3a, the DNA window GGTTCCGTAGACCCAGCGGCCGAAGGCGACCTTGAACACGGCGATCCCCGCCTCGGCGGCCAGACTCGCGGCCGGATCGGCCACGCCGCGCTGACGCAGTGCTTCGGCCAGTGCCGCGGCCATCGAGGCCAGTTTGATCAGCTCGCGTTCCTGCAACTCCGCGTTGGCGGCTATGACGCTCTGACGCTGGCTGGAGTGTTCGTGGCGACCGTCGAAGACCGCGCCGAGGGCGTCCAGGCCCACACCGACCGCGTCGATCGGTGTCGCTGACTCGGGCGCGGCGACGACGGCGCTGGTCATCAGCTCCTGGAGCGAGGTCGCGCCGCCGAACAGCACCTCGCGCTTGTCGGCGAAGTACCGGAAGAACGTCCGCTCGGTGAGCCGGGCCCGCTTGGCGATCTCGGTGACGGTGGTCTGCTCGAAGCCGCGCTCGCGGTAGAGCTCCAGTGCCGCCTGCTCCAGCCGGCCTCGCGCGTTCGGCTCCCATCTACCCATGCCGCCGATTCTAGCCGCAGCTCGTCGTGATGACAGTCGCTGACATCAGAGGTAGGCTGATGACAGTTGCTGACATCAGCCGCCGCCACACCCCCCATGGCGCAGGCGGTCGGCTTACTCAGGAGGTTTCCCATGCGCGTCTTCGTCACCGGTGCGTCCGGCTGGATCGGATCGGCCGTCGTACCCGAGCTCATTGACGCAGGGCATCAGGTGGTCGGACTGGCCCGCTCGGACGCCTCGGCCGCCGCCCTCACCCGGGCCGGGGCCGAGGTGCGGCGCG includes these proteins:
- a CDS encoding TetR/AcrR family transcriptional regulator, with the translated sequence MGRWEPNARGRLEQAALELYRERGFEQTTVTEIAKRARLTERTFFRYFADKREVLFGGATSLQELMTSAVVAAPESATPIDAVGVGLDALGAVFDGRHEHSSQRQSVIAANAELQERELIKLASMAAALAEALRQRGVADPAASLAAEAGIAVFKVAFGRWVYGTGEPDMLHVMRDSFAEFKAVTAGA